A section of the Humulus lupulus chromosome 2, drHumLupu1.1, whole genome shotgun sequence genome encodes:
- the LOC133815584 gene encoding expansin-like B1: MASSGFQANVRALQKQLDAKNLIYQHRHNKQMSCRAMAQLLSNTLYYKRFFPYYSFNVLGGLNNEGCVFTYVDVGSYEKVGYSSQGSGSTLIMPVLDKRLKAPSPLLLPAQDAVIDLHPTDSGEGDRTNFILNPRAYKKLALPNIDKKLLSYGVVKVEYKRISCKYPGYKDKVTYKINENNNYPYYLALSVLYVNGQNDITAIELWQEDTKQWKPMRRAYGAVWDMANPPTSSGPITLRFQATASLGYTYWVLSTNAIPKVWKVGAAYEATAKLITK; encoded by the exons ATGGCTTCATCTGGTTTTCAAGCTAATGTGAGAGCTTTACAGAAGCAATTGGATGCTAAAAATTTG ATTTATCAACATCGACATAACAAACAAATGAGCTGTCGTGCTATGGCCCAATTGCTGTCAAACACTCTCTACTACAAACGTTTCTTTCCTTACTACTCATTCAATGTTTTAGGTGGTCTCAATAATGAAG GGTGTGTCTTCACATACGTTGATGTTGGTTCCTACGAGAAGGTTGGATATAGCTCTCAAGGTTCTGGTTCAACACTTATCATGCCTGTTTTGGATAAGCGTCTAAAGGCTCCCAGCCCTCTTCTATTGCCTGCTCAG GATGCTGTCATTGATTTG CATCCTACTGATTCTGGGGAAGGTGATAGGACTAACTTCATACTCAACCCACGAGCCTACAAAAAGTTGGCTCTTCCAAACATTGACAAAAAGTTACTCAGTTATGGTGTGGTTAAAGTAGAATATAAAAGGATCTCTTGCAAGTACCCAGGTTACAAGGACAAGGTCACCTACAAGATCAATGAAAACAACAATTATCCATACTACTTGGCTTTAAGTGTTTTATATGTAAACGGCCAAAACGACATCACAGCAATTGAATTGTGGCAg GAGGATACCAAACAATGGAAACCCATGCGCAGAGCCTATGGGGCAGTTTGGGACATGGCAAATCCACCAACAAGCAGCGGACCGATCACCTTGAGATTCCAAGCTACAGCCAGTTTAGGGTACACTTATTGGGTTCTCTCTACAAATGCCATACCCAAAGTCTGGAAGGTTGGGGCTGCTTATGAGGCCACTGCTAAACTCATCACTAAATAA
- the LOC133815585 gene encoding uncharacterized protein LOC133815585 translates to MEGFFHRIWRDSGVDKVSLLAHGVFVVRFHTIEDRDKVINGGYVFFDKKPLIMKPWNSKEIFCRETLSVVPVWIQLSNLDMKYWGVMRKILHLIGHMVKQDLATRNRERLEYARVLIEISIGQELPEQVIFDNEYGDPVAVGIYYEWRPILCPNCKKMGHTLDKCRKSTKPEQKWLPKEQEAGGVIGAKKNSQGVWVARKKSDQLKRPEPRGVALANGFHVLDSGIELAEEIQIGGVNSSWKMQAVKRCIQEKKAGIVCLLETRVKTHKLGVLYLNLFGGWCFTSNSVCHPNGRIILAWNPLSFYVDICETTSQYIHTWIKPKYTEGFATTFIYAHNEVRGRDVLWADLKLISSNQVNPWILMGDFNSIMRPDERIRARKLATDYKTLRDFVDFCGIMDI, encoded by the exons ATGGAAGGGTTCTTTCATAGAATTTGGAGAGATTCGGGAGTGGATAAGGTTTCTTTACTTGCTCATGGAGTCTTTGTTGTCAGATTTCACACTATTGAAGACAGGGACAAGGTGATTAACGGGGGTTATGTGTTCTTTGACAAAAAGCCTCTCATTATGAAACCTTGGAATTCAAAGGAAATTTTTTGCAGAGAGACTCTTAGTGTTGTACCAGTTTGGATTCAATTGTCAAATCTGGATATGAAGTATTGGGGAGTTATGAGGAAGATTTTGCATCTAATTGGACATATGGTGAAGCAAGATTTGGCAACAAGAAACAGGGAACGACTAGAATATGCTAGAGTTCTAATTGAAATCTCTATAGGCCAAGAGTTGCCTGAGCAAGTCATCTTTGATAATGAATATGGGGATCCTGTGGCTGTAGGAATCTATTATGAATGGAGGCCTATACTTTGTCCAAATTGTAAGAAAATGGGACATACCCTAGACAAGTGCAGGAAGAGTACTAAGCCAGAGCAAAAGTGGCTACCTAAAGAACAGGAAGCAGG AGGAGTGATTGGTGCTAAAAAGAATTCACAAGGAGTTTGGGTTGCTAGGAAGAAAAGTGATCAGTTGAAGAGGCCTGAACCGAGAGGAGTGGCTTTGGCAAATGGTTTTCATGTGTTGGATAGTGGTATAGAACTGGCTGAAGAAATTCAAATTGG GGGGGTGAATAGTTCCTGGAAGATGCAAGCAGTGAAACGGTGTATTCAAGAAAAGAAAGCAGGAATTGTTTGTCTCCTTGAAACAAGGGTTAAAACTCACAAGTTGGGAGTTTTATACCTGAATTTATTTGGAGGATGGTGCTTCACGTCTAATTCAGTATGTCATCCGAATGGAAGAATAATTCTAGCGTGGAATCCTTTGAGTTTTTATGTGGATATTTGTGAAACTACAAGTCAGTATATACATACTTGGATCAAACCAAAGTACACAGAGGGTTTTGCTACTACTTTCATTTATGCTCACAATGAAGTAAGAGGAAGAGATGTGCTTTGGGCAGATTTAAAATTGATTTCGTCCAATCAGGTGAATCCTTGGATACTTATGGGAGATTTCAATTCAATCATGAGGCCAGATGAAAGAATTCGAGCTAGGAAACTTGCTACTGATTATAAGACtttgagggattttgtggatttTTGCGGAATTATGGATATTTAG